One Paracidovorax avenae ATCC 19860 genomic region harbors:
- the flgM gene encoding flagellar biosynthesis anti-sigma factor FlgM, whose amino-acid sequence MKISQNPELPNSLTQQVQAAKQQAKAAAPAPAAEEATKTATTVATSGGTPVTFSSAAKALDPSLRSSADFDANKVKAVRAAIEKGTFKVDADAIADKLLSNAQEIIAHSPKSH is encoded by the coding sequence ATGAAGATCAGTCAAAACCCGGAATTGCCGAATTCGCTGACGCAGCAGGTCCAGGCTGCGAAGCAGCAGGCCAAGGCGGCTGCGCCGGCGCCTGCCGCCGAAGAGGCCACCAAGACCGCGACCACGGTCGCCACCTCGGGCGGTACGCCCGTGACGTTCTCCAGCGCCGCCAAGGCGCTGGATCCGTCCCTGCGCAGCAGCGCGGATTTCGATGCCAACAAGGTCAAGGCCGTGCGCGCGGCCATCGAGAAGGGCACCTTCAAGGTCGATGCCGATGCCATCGCCGACAAGCTGCTCTCGAACGCCCAGGAAATCATCGCCCACTCTCCCAAGAGCCACTGA